A window of Mucilaginibacter robiniae genomic DNA:
AAGCTTACCGGTACAATCCAGACGCCAACCGATGGGATAAACTAACAGATAAACTGATTCCTAAAATCAAATCATCGGCCGTATATATACCGTCGGTACACAAAATATACATTATGGGCGGTTTAAAGGCAGGTGGCACCGGCTTGTTTTATGATGTGGAAACGCTGGATACCCAAACCGGCGAGGTAAATGAACTACATGTATCCAACCCACTACCTGAGTTAAACGGTGGCTTGGCTGTATGGAACGATAAAATTTATGTATTTGGTGGCAGCGAACGTAATTACGGAACCAGCAAATTGTATGAGTTTGATATCCACATGCAAAAGTTTACCCGGTTAAAAGATATGCCTCACACGGGTGAAATATCAGGCACCATAGTAAATGGTAAACTCTATACTTTTGGCGGGTTTGAACCTTTTCGTTATTACCTGTACAAAGATGTAAATGCGTATAATATTCAAAGCAACACCTGGCAACAGGTAGGTAAGCTGCCCGAAAATGTATCAGCTACCAGTTTAGCCCAGTTAGGTAAATACATTTTTGTAAACGGTAATTACAGCAATCCGGGTTTTTCAGGGTATTATGATGTAGAAACTAACCAGTTTACCAAAATTAACTCTAACCTGATTGGTCGCCGCTTTGCCAGTTCGGGAGTTATTGGGAACAAGCTGTACATTTATGGCGGCAATGTTACCCCTATTGATGCCGGTCAGGTAAGCTTGCAGGGCGCAGATATACAACCTGTGGTATCCGCTAAAAAATAGAATTTGTATTATTTGAGTAAAAGCCTTGGTAGTTA
This region includes:
- a CDS encoding Kelch repeat-containing protein, which gives rise to MKIKVQLMFGLAVAMLLQNKLYAQTNAPQPANLLNFVDYAPLPQRVNYSAYANDGQHLYSLNGQFYNKRISSEAYRYNPDANRWDKLTDKLIPKIKSSAVYIPSVHKIYIMGGLKAGGTGLFYDVETLDTQTGEVNELHVSNPLPELNGGLAVWNDKIYVFGGSERNYGTSKLYEFDIHMQKFTRLKDMPHTGEISGTIVNGKLYTFGGFEPFRYYLYKDVNAYNIQSNTWQQVGKLPENVSATSLAQLGKYIFVNGNYSNPGFSGYYDVETNQFTKINSNLIGRRFASSGVIGNKLYIYGGNVTPIDAGQVSLQGADIQPVVSAKK